Proteins encoded in a region of the Pseudomonadota bacterium genome:
- a CDS encoding chemotaxis protein CheX, with protein sequence MDVRYINPFLEATIHVLKTMAFVNSKPGKPYVKKDEIAKGDITGVIGISGDHEGSLSISFSFPCIKGILEKMLGEVHDELDEEVNDAVGELTNMICGQARTKLEAMKINLKAGIPTIIAGTNHTIRHITSSPVIVLPFSTDYGSFAVEFSLLT encoded by the coding sequence GTGGACGTTCGCTATATCAACCCATTTCTTGAGGCCACAATTCATGTCTTGAAAACTATGGCTTTTGTCAATTCCAAACCGGGAAAACCTTATGTAAAAAAGGATGAAATCGCCAAAGGAGATATTACCGGAGTTATCGGCATATCCGGGGATCACGAAGGCTCTCTATCCATTTCTTTTTCTTTCCCCTGCATAAAAGGTATTCTGGAAAAAATGCTGGGTGAAGTCCACGACGAACTGGATGAGGAAGTCAACGATGCGGTGGGTGAGCTGACCAACATGATCTGTGGCCAGGCAAGGACGAAGCTTGAAGCCATGAAAATCAATCTTAAAGCCGGCATCCCAACCATTATTGCCGGCACCAACCACACTATACGCCATATCACCTCTTCACCAGTAATCGTCCTGCCCTTTTCTACGGATTATGGTTCCTTTGCCGTTGAATTTTCTCTGCTCACCTAA